One part of the Pandoraea faecigallinarum genome encodes these proteins:
- a CDS encoding VOC family protein has protein sequence MTKLVTCVWFNGEARAAAEFYAATFPDSHVQARHVSPIPGIGAGDELTVEFTVLGQSFVGLNGGPEFQPNEAVSFMVVTKDQEETDRYWNAILGNGGKASACGWCKDRWGFSWQITPKRLLDLMADPDVAKARRVMEAMMTMHKIDIATLERAAAG, from the coding sequence ATGACGAAGCTCGTCACATGCGTTTGGTTCAACGGCGAAGCCCGCGCAGCCGCCGAGTTCTATGCGGCAACGTTCCCCGACAGTCATGTTCAGGCGCGGCACGTCTCGCCCATTCCCGGCATTGGCGCTGGTGACGAGCTGACGGTCGAATTCACGGTGCTTGGCCAATCGTTCGTCGGACTGAACGGCGGGCCGGAGTTTCAACCGAACGAAGCCGTCAGCTTCATGGTCGTGACGAAGGATCAGGAAGAAACCGACCGTTACTGGAACGCGATCCTCGGCAATGGCGGCAAGGCGTCCGCCTGCGGCTGGTGCAAGGACCGCTGGGGCTTTTCGTGGCAGATCACGCCCAAACGGCTGCTCGACCTGATGGCGGACCCCGACGTCGCCAAGGCGCGCCGCGTCATGGAAGCCATGATGACGATGCACAAGATCGACATCGCAACGCTGGAGCGGGCCGCCGCCGGGTGA
- a CDS encoding BON domain-containing protein, translating into MQRRYAARDDERQLQGGGQRSQYRRDYDDEATQRDVAAYDRDDYGMQPSRERGERGERGEWQADWSEAGRARGDEGRRERYERYGGSRQDEGQGYWRDHYSGLQNRDAYGSRSAGGAGGTRGYRESRDTRDMGGMGGMGSMGSMGGSYGRRYGSDYGRDYEDDYLGDYSADFGGHFGGDFGPVYGRDYGRDYDRDYGSRVSQAGMGAGRQRQQGQQSRYGGGGYEQGRGQGSWQGSAAQRGYGGGAMDMRHRQGPRGYSRTDERIREDVCERLCMAHDLEVQDVSVQVKDGRVELQGNVPERWMKHAIEDVADQCFGVQDVENRIRTQPSYGQGDQQRGSQGSGAGSSQRTSQLASQQTGTVGTAGSNTVSSAAGSTGSSSGASGGSGDTGKHH; encoded by the coding sequence ATGCAACGACGATACGCAGCGCGCGATGACGAACGGCAATTGCAAGGGGGCGGGCAGCGCAGCCAATACCGTCGCGACTACGACGATGAGGCGACGCAGCGCGACGTCGCCGCATACGACCGCGACGATTATGGAATGCAGCCTTCGCGCGAGCGTGGGGAGCGTGGGGAGCGTGGGGAATGGCAGGCCGACTGGAGCGAGGCCGGCCGTGCACGCGGCGACGAAGGACGCCGCGAACGCTACGAGCGCTATGGCGGCAGCCGTCAGGACGAAGGGCAGGGATATTGGCGCGACCACTACAGCGGGTTGCAGAACCGCGACGCTTACGGGTCGCGCAGCGCAGGAGGGGCGGGTGGCACCCGTGGTTATCGCGAATCCCGTGACACGCGGGACATGGGCGGCATGGGCGGCATGGGCAGCATGGGCAGCATGGGCGGGAGTTATGGCCGGCGCTACGGCAGCGATTACGGCCGCGACTATGAGGACGATTACCTGGGCGATTACAGCGCAGATTTCGGCGGTCACTTCGGCGGCGACTTCGGCCCCGTCTACGGTCGCGACTATGGGCGCGATTACGACCGCGACTACGGCAGCCGGGTGTCCCAGGCTGGGATGGGCGCGGGGCGCCAGCGTCAGCAGGGGCAGCAGAGTCGCTATGGCGGTGGCGGATACGAACAGGGCCGGGGACAAGGATCGTGGCAGGGCAGTGCCGCGCAGCGCGGCTACGGCGGTGGGGCGATGGACATGCGTCACCGTCAGGGACCGAGGGGGTACAGCCGTACGGACGAGCGCATCCGTGAAGACGTTTGCGAACGCCTTTGCATGGCGCACGATCTGGAGGTGCAGGACGTCAGCGTGCAGGTAAAGGACGGGCGCGTCGAGTTGCAGGGCAACGTGCCCGAGCGCTGGATGAAACACGCCATCGAAGACGTCGCCGATCAATGCTTCGGCGTGCAGGACGTCGAGAACCGCATTCGCACGCAGCCGTCGTACGGGCAGGGTGATCAGCAGCGCGGCTCGCAGGGCTCGGGAGCGGGATCGTCGCAGCGCACGTCGCAACTAGCGTCGCAACAAACCGGCACGGTAGGCACTGCCGGATCGAATACGGTCTCCAGCGCCGCTGGCTCCACCGGGTCGTCGTCAGGGGCATCCGGCGGATCTGGCGACACGGGCAAGCATCACTGA
- a CDS encoding VTT domain-containing protein, whose product MLDPRSGNTPGKTHDGTANGTPALLREGRNCWRIARAARMRMLVDGDAYFSALREALLAARHTVFILGWDIDSRMQLTPNGPDDGFPPGLRDFLDALVRRRKTLRIYCLSWDFAMLYALEREWLPSVKLDWQTHRRLCFRLDGRHPGGASHHQKVVVIDQRLAFVGGLDLTRNRWDTSAHAPGEPARRDPSGHAYPPFHDVQALVDGQAARALAELAEDRWHRATGVHVDLRLRTERDAPYAPLDPWPVSVAPDLTDVDVAISRTAPAFEGRPAIQEIEALYLDAIASARHRLYFENQYFTAKCIGDALIERMRSPNCPDIAVVSRRAETGWLQEQSMGVLRARLYRRLRESDSQARFRLYCPEVPGIAPACVNVHSKVMVVDDALLVIGSANLNNRSMALDTECNLAVASNGNARIAAGIARARNRLLAEHLGVTDAAVASALSRHPGLHAAIDRLHRDGERTLSAFTPEFNDADDAASPGAVVLDPMEPIDFENVMGTFIETEARPRLAGRIVALVVLLLALAGMALAWRYTPLREWADLPRVLRAVERIRQMPLAPALIMAVYVAGTLVMVPVTVLIVVTVVVFGPFAGAAYALAGTALGAVAGYGVGRSLGRDAVQRFGGQRLNALSRQIGNHGLLAMVVLRLMPIAPFTLVNLVVGASRIRLRDCLMGTVIGMLPGIVIAAALVDRVAALAQRPSGWTAALLVVVLVLPGMGVVALRRRIRGMSDDGASRDAPNGTDSMPTSPATPAPHDDLGRRAEIVSRELTVASYNVHGCVGTDGEHSPERIARVLDEIDADIVALQEIEASAADVGTLARLATARDMHFIPGPTLKRDDVEYGNAIMTRFAPVAVRHIDLSVSGREPRAAIDATLAWQDTYGRDIQLRVIATHLGLRPRERREQVQRLLECLANQPGAPTVLMGDVNEWCLWGRPLRWLHRFFERAPHVATFPSRWPLLALDRIWTSPRAHLGKVHAHASPLSRRASDHLPLVSVLRTTVPVQREPAAPREAVAATQTVEAMTAGRQITRRRPAPALRCRSCASSSWLP is encoded by the coding sequence GTGCTCGACCCGAGATCGGGCAATACGCCCGGGAAGACGCATGACGGTACGGCCAACGGCACCCCGGCGCTGCTCAGGGAAGGAAGAAACTGTTGGCGCATCGCGCGCGCCGCGCGCATGCGCATGCTGGTCGACGGCGACGCGTACTTCAGCGCACTGCGCGAGGCGTTGCTCGCGGCGCGCCATACCGTATTCATCCTCGGCTGGGACATCGACAGCCGCATGCAACTCACGCCCAACGGGCCGGACGACGGCTTTCCGCCCGGCTTGCGCGACTTTCTCGACGCCCTCGTAAGACGCCGCAAGACGCTGCGGATCTACTGTCTGAGCTGGGACTTCGCGATGCTCTACGCGCTGGAGCGCGAGTGGCTGCCCTCCGTCAAGCTCGACTGGCAAACGCACCGGCGGCTGTGCTTCCGGCTAGACGGTCGGCATCCCGGCGGTGCATCGCATCACCAGAAGGTCGTCGTCATCGATCAGCGGCTGGCGTTCGTGGGCGGCCTGGATCTCACGCGCAATCGCTGGGACACGTCCGCACACGCCCCCGGCGAACCGGCGCGGCGCGATCCCTCGGGCCATGCCTATCCTCCGTTTCACGACGTGCAGGCACTCGTTGACGGGCAGGCCGCGCGTGCATTGGCCGAACTTGCCGAGGACCGATGGCACCGTGCGACGGGCGTGCACGTCGATCTGCGCCTTCGCACCGAACGCGACGCGCCGTACGCGCCTCTGGACCCATGGCCCGTATCGGTGGCACCGGATCTGACCGACGTCGACGTGGCCATCTCGCGCACCGCACCGGCGTTCGAGGGGCGCCCGGCCATTCAGGAAATCGAGGCACTCTACCTCGATGCCATCGCCAGCGCCCGCCATCGGCTCTATTTCGAGAATCAGTACTTCACGGCCAAGTGCATCGGCGACGCGCTGATCGAACGGATGAGGTCCCCGAATTGCCCCGACATCGCCGTGGTGTCCCGTCGCGCCGAGACCGGCTGGTTGCAGGAGCAGAGCATGGGCGTGCTGCGCGCGCGCCTCTATCGCCGGCTGCGCGAGTCCGACTCGCAGGCACGTTTTCGCCTGTACTGCCCGGAAGTGCCGGGGATCGCACCAGCGTGCGTGAACGTGCACAGCAAGGTGATGGTCGTGGACGATGCGTTGCTCGTCATCGGCTCCGCGAATCTCAACAACCGTTCGATGGCGCTCGATACCGAATGCAACCTTGCCGTCGCTTCGAACGGCAATGCGCGCATTGCAGCCGGTATCGCTCGCGCCCGAAACCGGCTGCTGGCCGAACATCTTGGTGTCACCGACGCGGCGGTGGCGTCGGCGCTGTCGCGCCATCCGGGGTTGCACGCCGCCATCGACAGGCTGCATCGGGATGGCGAGAGAACGCTCTCGGCCTTCACACCGGAATTCAACGACGCGGACGACGCCGCGTCGCCGGGCGCCGTCGTGCTCGACCCGATGGAGCCGATCGATTTCGAGAACGTGATGGGGACGTTCATCGAGACCGAAGCGCGCCCGCGACTGGCCGGGCGCATCGTCGCTCTCGTCGTGCTGCTGCTCGCCCTGGCGGGGATGGCGCTGGCGTGGCGTTACACGCCGCTGCGCGAGTGGGCCGACTTGCCGCGTGTATTGCGTGCCGTCGAACGGATTCGCCAGATGCCGCTCGCACCCGCACTGATCATGGCGGTGTACGTGGCGGGAACGCTCGTCATGGTGCCGGTGACAGTGCTGATCGTCGTCACCGTCGTGGTGTTCGGCCCCTTTGCGGGCGCGGCCTATGCGCTCGCGGGCACGGCGCTGGGGGCCGTGGCAGGCTATGGCGTGGGACGATCGCTCGGGCGCGACGCCGTGCAGCGCTTCGGGGGGCAACGCCTGAATGCGTTGAGCCGGCAGATCGGCAATCACGGATTGTTGGCGATGGTGGTGCTGCGTCTCATGCCCATTGCGCCGTTTACGCTGGTGAATCTGGTCGTCGGTGCATCGCGCATCCGTTTGCGGGACTGCCTGATGGGGACCGTGATTGGCATGTTGCCGGGCATCGTGATTGCCGCTGCGCTGGTGGACCGGGTCGCGGCGCTCGCGCAGCGGCCGAGCGGATGGACGGCAGCGTTGCTCGTGGTGGTGCTCGTTCTGCCGGGCATGGGGGTAGTGGCGTTGCGGCGACGTATCCGGGGCATGAGCGACGACGGCGCCTCGCGCGACGCGCCGAACGGCACGGACTCGATGCCCACATCGCCCGCCACGCCGGCCCCCCACGACGACCTGGGGCGGCGAGCGGAGATCGTGAGCCGCGAACTCACCGTGGCCAGCTACAACGTGCATGGGTGTGTCGGCACCGACGGCGAGCATTCCCCGGAGCGCATTGCACGCGTGCTCGACGAGATCGACGCCGATATCGTCGCATTGCAGGAAATCGAGGCGAGCGCCGCGGATGTCGGCACACTCGCGCGACTCGCGACGGCGCGCGACATGCACTTCATTCCCGGGCCGACGCTCAAACGCGACGACGTCGAATACGGCAACGCCATCATGACGCGCTTTGCGCCGGTCGCGGTGCGTCACATCGACCTGAGCGTCTCGGGTCGCGAGCCGCGTGCGGCCATCGACGCGACGCTCGCATGGCAGGACACCTATGGGCGCGACATACAATTGCGCGTGATTGCAACGCATCTCGGTCTGCGTCCGCGCGAGCGACGCGAGCAGGTTCAGCGTTTGCTGGAGTGCCTCGCCAACCAGCCCGGTGCACCGACCGTCCTGATGGGGGATGTCAACGAATGGTGTCTGTGGGGACGTCCGCTGCGCTGGCTGCATCGCTTCTTCGAACGCGCGCCGCATGTGGCGACGTTCCCGTCGCGCTGGCCGTTGCTCGCACTGGACCGGATCTGGACGTCGCCCCGTGCGCATCTGGGCAAGGTGCACGCACACGCGAGTCCGCTGTCGCGACGCGCCTCCGACCACCTGCCGCTGGTGTCTGTGCTGCGCACGACCGTTCCGGTGCAGCGCGAGCCGGCGGCACCGCGCGAGGCGGTCGCCGCAACGCAAACGGTCGAAGCGATGACGGCAGGGCGCCAGATCACCCGGCGGCGGCCCGCTCCAGCGTTGCGATGTCGATCTTGTGCATCGTCATCATGGCTTCCATGA
- the dapA gene encoding 4-hydroxy-tetrahydrodipicolinate synthase, translating to MQDAQSHAPSHAHSHAPSHPLSPSAAAAPSTPAVAARPAPSGFRGIWLPLVTPFTRTRTGTGEPVDHAALRRLVEHYRQSGIAGFVICGTTGEAAALDDAEQLAVLETVLAHANGLPVIAGLAGNHLPHTLARLDALNTLPLAGVLAPAPYYIRPSQAGLLGWFRTLADRAGAPLVLYDIPYRTGATLALDTLLMLAGHGNIRGIKDCGGNALTTQALIADGRLSVLAGEDHQLLSTLTMGGHGAIIASSHCRPAHFVALYRAVQSQQLDVARVLFHAVMPVVKLLFAEANPGPVKAWLAREELLEDVLRAPMTSASPALAQQLVDAVAAVDAAFGATAAHAA from the coding sequence ATGCAAGACGCACAATCGCACGCCCCTTCGCACGCCCATTCGCACGCCCCTTCGCACCCATTGAGCCCCTCGGCCGCAGCTGCGCCATCGACACCTGCGGTGGCGGCCCGCCCGGCACCGTCCGGTTTTCGCGGCATCTGGCTACCGCTCGTCACGCCGTTCACACGCACACGCACGGGCACGGGCGAGCCGGTCGACCACGCGGCCCTGCGGCGGCTCGTCGAGCACTACCGGCAGTCCGGCATCGCCGGCTTCGTGATCTGCGGCACAACGGGAGAAGCCGCGGCGCTGGACGACGCCGAGCAGCTCGCCGTCCTCGAGACCGTGCTGGCACATGCGAACGGCCTGCCGGTGATCGCGGGCCTTGCGGGCAATCATCTGCCCCACACGCTCGCTCGCCTTGACGCCCTCAACACGTTGCCGCTGGCCGGTGTGCTCGCTCCCGCGCCGTACTACATCCGCCCTTCGCAGGCTGGGCTCCTCGGGTGGTTCCGTACGCTGGCCGATCGCGCCGGTGCACCGCTCGTGCTTTACGACATTCCGTACCGCACCGGTGCAACACTCGCTCTGGACACGTTGCTCATGCTCGCCGGTCACGGCAACATTCGCGGCATCAAGGACTGCGGCGGCAATGCGCTCACCACGCAGGCGCTGATCGCCGACGGACGTCTGTCGGTGCTCGCAGGGGAAGACCATCAATTGCTCTCGACGCTGACGATGGGCGGGCACGGCGCGATCATCGCCTCTTCGCACTGCCGTCCGGCGCATTTTGTCGCGCTGTATCGCGCGGTGCAGTCGCAACAACTGGATGTGGCGCGGGTGCTGTTTCACGCTGTCATGCCGGTCGTGAAGCTGCTGTTCGCCGAAGCGAACCCCGGCCCGGTGAAAGCATGGCTTGCGCGCGAGGAACTGCTGGAGGATGTGCTGCGTGCGCCGATGACAAGCGCCTCGCCAGCGTTGGCGCAGCAATTGGTCGACGCCGTTGCCGCCGTCGACGCCGCGTTTGGCGCAACGGCGGCACACGCGGCGTAA
- a CDS encoding sigma-54 interaction domain-containing protein: protein MTREFVLSRPSIPSDGATFLGQSPAIRALRAQIERVACTPLSVLILGESGSGKELAARAIHAASTRRDGPFVAVPCGAMPAELAESQWFGHERGSFTGALVRHRGYFEAAHGGTLFLDEIGDMSPAMQVKLLRALESGAICRVGGSELIHVNVRVVAATCHDLTQALRSGALREDLFYRLAAFVLHVPALRHREGDIPALANAWLDTLNARVLARSPSANPKRLSAASLRRLCAHAWPGNVRELRHVIERAFILANDVLHIEIDAAPQPDPIVRDGTLELPRVITLAQAQHQFIAAALAHHEHDKPRTARALGVSLKTLYNRLSTPTRP, encoded by the coding sequence ATGACACGTGAGTTCGTCCTCTCCCGTCCCTCCATCCCGTCCGACGGCGCTACCTTCCTCGGTCAGTCCCCGGCCATCCGTGCATTGCGCGCGCAGATCGAACGCGTTGCGTGCACGCCGCTAAGCGTGCTTATTCTTGGCGAGAGCGGCAGCGGCAAGGAACTGGCCGCGCGAGCCATACACGCGGCCAGTACGCGGCGCGACGGGCCCTTCGTCGCGGTGCCCTGCGGCGCGATGCCAGCCGAGCTTGCGGAATCCCAATGGTTCGGACACGAGCGCGGCAGCTTCACCGGCGCGCTCGTGCGGCATCGCGGCTATTTCGAGGCGGCGCACGGCGGCACGTTGTTCCTCGACGAAATCGGTGACATGTCCCCTGCGATGCAGGTGAAGTTGCTGCGGGCTCTGGAGTCGGGCGCGATATGCCGTGTGGGGGGTAGCGAGCTCATTCACGTGAACGTTCGCGTTGTCGCGGCCACATGCCACGACCTCACGCAGGCGCTGCGCAGCGGCGCGTTACGCGAAGATCTCTTCTACCGTTTGGCGGCTTTCGTGTTGCATGTGCCGGCGCTGCGTCATCGCGAGGGCGACATCCCGGCGCTGGCCAATGCCTGGCTCGACACGCTCAACGCGCGCGTGCTCGCGCGAAGCCCGTCAGCGAACCCCAAGCGGCTCTCGGCGGCGTCGCTTCGCCGGCTCTGCGCGCATGCCTGGCCCGGCAATGTACGGGAGCTGCGCCATGTCATCGAGCGCGCGTTCATTCTGGCGAACGATGTGTTGCACATCGAGATCGATGCCGCGCCGCAACCCGACCCCATCGTGCGTGACGGCACACTGGAGTTGCCCCGCGTCATCACGCTCGCGCAGGCGCAGCATCAGTTCATCGCCGCGGCGCTTGCGCATCACGAACACGACAAGCCGCGTACCGCCCGCGCGCTCGGCGTGAGCCTGAAGACACTCTACAACCGCCTCTCGACGCCGACGCGACCGTAA
- a CDS encoding DUF4142 domain-containing protein translates to MLRNRYSGCLLSAALLVSPFAIAQELPKGVPGQDGGTDQATISAGEDVTHTGAKATRAAQPATGIDVEFVDKAQKAGKSEVQASQLAVQRSSHPAVKRFAQQMVTDHSKANEALRQLAAKKGVSVPNDTGVNPDIEALKGKKGREFDVAYMNLAGPEAHEQAVTLFQTEAQKGQDPDLKAFAQKTLPTLRHHLSEAREVSAKVEMGK, encoded by the coding sequence ATGTTGCGCAACCGCTATAGCGGCTGCCTGTTGAGCGCGGCGCTGCTCGTCAGCCCATTCGCCATTGCACAGGAACTGCCCAAGGGCGTGCCGGGGCAGGATGGGGGCACCGATCAGGCCACCATCTCCGCGGGCGAGGATGTGACGCACACAGGGGCCAAGGCGACGCGTGCGGCACAACCGGCGACCGGCATCGATGTCGAGTTCGTCGACAAGGCGCAAAAGGCGGGCAAGTCGGAGGTGCAAGCCAGCCAGTTGGCGGTGCAGCGCTCCAGCCATCCGGCCGTCAAACGTTTTGCACAACAGATGGTGACGGATCACAGCAAGGCGAACGAAGCGTTGCGTCAATTGGCGGCGAAAAAGGGCGTAAGCGTGCCGAACGATACAGGAGTGAACCCCGATATCGAGGCCTTGAAGGGCAAGAAGGGGCGCGAATTCGATGTGGCCTATATGAATCTCGCGGGCCCGGAAGCGCATGAGCAGGCCGTCACGCTTTTCCAGACCGAGGCGCAGAAAGGGCAGGACCCCGACCTCAAGGCCTTCGCGCAGAAGACGCTGCCCACGTTGCGCCATCATCTGAGCGAGGCGCGCGAAGTGTCCGCCAAGGTCGAGATGGGGAAGTAA
- a CDS encoding sigma-54-dependent transcriptional regulator, giving the protein MSTDSHVSRHTADRSPILLVGADAVTRDALSSLCQALFPPEFAPPAWAGTLAEADARLSRGAPSLVMTDVEMPDGSGFDVLDSWASRNDLDVVMCTARPGWESAVQALRRGARDYLVLPGDRQRAGEWIAKVANLAKAANASNAGEASGSLVAPVRDGVTRSPDGPHPFSRLVGNSGAMRRVIDALEHVAPTDAAVLLTGESGTGKELAARAVHDLSERRDGPYLAVNCGAIAPNLVESEVFGHDRGSFTGAERRHRGFFERAHGGTLFLDEIAEMPLQSQVNLLRVLETGKLMRLGGSEEIAVDVRIVAATNVCPDAAMRAGRLRPDLYHRLNVFPVTMPPLRARGDDVALLAQAMLDDANALDGRAMRFAPQVLGALQRHDWPGNVRELRNFVQRARILSPTTVIDTLPAPIIETLAQFPVRDDRTAVALDAPLAELDRHVILGALAQCGGVKARAARQLGISLKTLYARLSQMPAQGAARAAAQPLAQDFD; this is encoded by the coding sequence ATGTCAACCGATTCACACGTATCGCGTCATACCGCCGACCGGTCTCCGATTCTGCTGGTCGGCGCGGACGCGGTGACTCGCGATGCGCTGTCTTCGTTATGTCAGGCGCTTTTTCCGCCGGAGTTTGCGCCGCCCGCCTGGGCAGGCACGCTGGCGGAGGCAGACGCGCGCCTCTCGCGAGGGGCGCCTTCGCTCGTCATGACCGACGTGGAGATGCCCGATGGCAGCGGCTTCGACGTGCTGGATAGCTGGGCAAGCCGCAACGATCTCGACGTGGTGATGTGTACGGCCCGGCCCGGTTGGGAGAGCGCCGTGCAGGCGCTGCGCCGCGGCGCGCGCGACTATCTGGTGCTGCCCGGCGACCGCCAGCGTGCGGGCGAGTGGATCGCAAAAGTCGCGAACCTAGCGAAAGCCGCGAATGCTTCGAATGCGGGAGAAGCGAGCGGAAGCCTTGTGGCGCCTGTCCGCGATGGCGTTACCCGCTCGCCGGACGGCCCGCACCCGTTTTCGCGCTTGGTAGGTAACTCCGGCGCGATGCGCCGCGTCATCGACGCGCTCGAACACGTTGCCCCCACCGATGCGGCGGTCCTGCTCACGGGCGAATCCGGCACCGGCAAGGAACTTGCCGCGCGCGCGGTCCATGACCTCAGCGAGCGGCGCGATGGTCCTTATCTCGCGGTCAACTGCGGCGCCATCGCACCGAACCTTGTGGAGAGCGAAGTGTTCGGCCATGACCGGGGCAGCTTCACCGGGGCCGAGCGGCGGCATCGCGGATTTTTCGAGCGCGCACACGGCGGCACGTTGTTTCTCGACGAGATTGCCGAAATGCCGTTGCAGTCGCAGGTCAACCTGCTGCGGGTGCTCGAAACCGGCAAGTTGATGCGTTTGGGCGGATCGGAGGAAATCGCGGTCGACGTTCGTATCGTGGCTGCCACCAACGTCTGTCCCGATGCGGCAATGCGCGCTGGCAGGCTGCGCCCCGATCTTTACCATCGCCTCAATGTCTTCCCCGTCACGATGCCGCCATTGCGTGCGCGCGGCGACGACGTGGCGCTGCTCGCGCAAGCCATGCTCGACGACGCCAATGCGCTGGACGGACGCGCGATGCGCTTCGCACCGCAGGTGCTCGGCGCATTGCAACGTCATGATTGGCCAGGCAACGTTCGTGAGTTGCGCAACTTCGTGCAGCGAGCGCGCATCCTGAGTCCCACGACGGTCATCGACACCCTGCCGGCGCCCATCATCGAAACACTGGCGCAGTTTCCCGTGCGCGACGACCGCACCGCTGTGGCGCTCGACGCGCCGCTCGCGGAACTCGACCGTCACGTCATTCTCGGTGCGTTGGCGCAATGTGGCGGCGTGAAGGCGCGCGCTGCGCGCCAACTCGGCATCAGTCTGAAAACGTTGTACGCGCGACTGTCGCAGATGCCGGCACAAGGGGCTGCGCGGGCGGCGGCACAACCCCTCGCGCAAGACTTCGATTGA
- a CDS encoding bifunctional diguanylate cyclase/phosphodiesterase, protein MELLLDAVFLVNRTGTLVYVSPACEHILGYSSQELMGRSMIDFVAKEDRERTIEESKLVMAGRPRIGFENRYIHKDGHYVHIMWSARWSEAHGLRIGVARDVSARKRAEALQRATYSISEAAHDAADVRSLCKAVHDTLGTLFPIDAFVVSTCDAQLRVWEKAYQFRESAEVPLLDWPQAERLSTQATNAQEPLWRLLETVPGDAAAGIPAQVRTEPFSLNDNVEAARHALAVLPMHTARRAVGTLMIYGPVRALQVEAAQRLLAFVCDQTALAIERKQLIDDLYNAARFDELTGLPNRRTFSEYAGEAVRRAQRTNGKLALLFADIDGFKDVNDSLGHAAGDLLLKEIGRRMKAGVTDCGFVARHSGDEFVAIVQDAEIVERIDFAVTRLRAEIEQAISVGDARLTVRVSVGVAVFPDDGESMSELIRVADQRMYANKAARKSGGTSFLERLL, encoded by the coding sequence ATGGAGTTGTTGCTGGACGCCGTGTTTCTCGTGAATCGCACCGGGACTCTCGTATATGTGAGCCCGGCCTGCGAGCATATTCTCGGCTATTCGTCGCAGGAATTGATGGGCCGCTCGATGATCGATTTCGTGGCGAAGGAAGACCGCGAACGCACCATCGAAGAATCGAAACTCGTCATGGCGGGACGTCCCCGGATCGGATTCGAGAACCGGTACATTCACAAAGACGGTCATTACGTCCATATCATGTGGTCGGCTCGCTGGTCCGAAGCGCATGGCCTGCGTATCGGTGTCGCCCGCGACGTTTCCGCCAGAAAGCGCGCTGAAGCGCTTCAGCGCGCTACCTACTCGATCTCCGAAGCGGCCCACGACGCCGCCGATGTCCGCTCCCTGTGCAAGGCCGTTCACGACACGCTGGGGACATTGTTTCCCATCGACGCTTTCGTCGTGAGTACGTGTGACGCGCAATTGCGTGTATGGGAAAAGGCGTATCAGTTTCGCGAAAGCGCCGAGGTGCCATTGCTGGACTGGCCGCAGGCCGAGCGTCTCTCGACGCAGGCCACGAACGCACAGGAGCCGCTGTGGCGTTTGCTGGAAACCGTGCCCGGCGACGCGGCGGCAGGCATCCCCGCGCAAGTGCGCACCGAGCCGTTCTCGCTGAACGACAACGTGGAGGCGGCGCGCCATGCGCTCGCGGTGCTGCCGATGCACACGGCGCGTCGCGCGGTCGGCACGCTCATGATCTACGGTCCGGTTCGTGCCTTGCAGGTCGAGGCGGCACAACGACTGCTGGCGTTCGTTTGCGATCAGACGGCATTGGCCATCGAGCGCAAGCAATTGATCGACGACCTCTACAACGCGGCGCGCTTCGACGAATTGACGGGGCTGCCGAATCGTCGCACCTTCAGCGAATATGCAGGCGAGGCCGTGCGTCGCGCACAGCGCACCAACGGCAAGCTGGCATTGCTGTTCGCGGACATCGACGGGTTCAAGGACGTGAACGATAGTCTCGGGCATGCCGCCGGCGACCTGCTGCTCAAGGAAATCGGACGGCGTATGAAGGCAGGGGTGACGGATTGCGGCTTCGTGGCGCGCCACTCGGGCGACGAATTCGTCGCCATCGTTCAGGATGCGGAGATCGTCGAGCGGATCGACTTTGCGGTGACGCGTCTGCGCGCCGAGATCGAGCAGGCGATTTCCGTCGGCGATGCCCGTTTGACGGTGCGCGTGAGCGTCGGCGTGGCGGTGTTTCCCGACGACGGCGAATCGATGAGCGAACTCATTCGCGTGGCCGATCAGCGAATGTATGCCAACAAGGCCGCGCGCAAGTCCGGCGGCACGAGTTTTCTCGAACGTCTGCTTTGA